A window from Pseudomonas alloputida encodes these proteins:
- the ispG gene encoding flavodoxin-dependent (E)-4-hydroxy-3-methylbut-2-enyl-diphosphate synthase: MHGESPIKRRESRKIWVGNVPVGGDAPIAVQSMTNTDTNDVAATVAQIQRLVDAGVDIVRVSVPDMDAAEAFGKIKQRVSVPLVADIHFDYKIALRVAELGVDCLRINPGNIGREDRVRAVVDAARDRGIPIRIGVNAGSLEKDLQKKYGEPTPAALVESALRHVEHLDRLDFQDFKVSVKASDVFMAVEAYRLLAKQIVQPLHLGITEAGGLRSGTVKSAVGLGMLLAEGIGDTIRISLAADPVEEVKVGYDILKSLHLRSRGINFIACPSCSRQNFDVVKTMNELEGRLEDLLVPLDVAVIGCVVNGPGEAKEAHVGLTGGTPNLIYIDGKPAQKLTNDNLVDELEKLIRQKAAEKAEADAALIARG, from the coding sequence ATGCACGGCGAATCTCCGATCAAACGTCGCGAATCCCGCAAAATCTGGGTTGGCAATGTGCCGGTGGGTGGTGATGCGCCCATCGCGGTGCAGAGCATGACCAACACCGACACCAACGATGTCGCTGCTACCGTGGCGCAAATCCAGCGTCTGGTCGACGCCGGCGTGGACATCGTGCGGGTCTCGGTGCCGGACATGGACGCGGCCGAAGCGTTTGGCAAGATCAAGCAACGGGTCAGCGTGCCGCTGGTCGCCGACATCCATTTCGACTACAAGATCGCCCTGCGTGTTGCCGAACTGGGCGTTGATTGCCTGCGGATCAACCCGGGCAACATCGGCCGTGAAGACCGCGTGCGCGCCGTGGTGGATGCCGCCCGCGACCGCGGCATTCCGATTCGTATCGGGGTCAACGCCGGTTCGCTGGAAAAAGACCTGCAGAAGAAGTACGGCGAACCGACCCCGGCCGCACTGGTCGAGTCGGCCCTGCGCCACGTCGAGCATCTCGACCGCCTGGATTTCCAGGACTTCAAGGTCAGCGTCAAGGCCTCGGACGTGTTCATGGCTGTCGAAGCCTACCGTCTGCTGGCCAAGCAGATCGTGCAACCGCTGCACCTGGGCATCACTGAAGCCGGTGGCCTGCGTTCGGGCACCGTGAAGTCCGCCGTCGGCCTCGGTATGCTGCTGGCCGAAGGTATTGGCGATACGATCCGCATCTCGCTGGCGGCCGACCCGGTCGAAGAAGTGAAAGTCGGCTACGACATCCTCAAGTCGCTGCATCTGCGCTCGCGTGGCATCAACTTCATCGCCTGCCCGAGCTGCTCGCGGCAGAATTTCGATGTGGTCAAGACCATGAACGAGCTGGAAGGGCGTCTGGAAGACCTGCTGGTACCGCTGGATGTGGCGGTGATCGGTTGCGTGGTCAACGGCCCGGGTGAAGCCAAGGAAGCCCATGTAGGCCTGACCGGCGGTACGCCGAACCTGATCTACATCGACGGCAAGCCGGCGCAGAAGCTGACCAATGACAACCTGGTCGATGAGCTTGAAAAACTCATCCGCCAGAAAGCGGCCGAAAAGGCCGAGGCCGACGCGGCGTTGATCGCTCGTGGCTGA
- the hisS gene encoding histidine--tRNA ligase: MSKSLQAIRGMNDILPEQSPLWRYFEGTVAGLLDTYGYSQIRTPIVEFTELFKRSIGEVTDIVEKEMYTFEDRNGDSLTLRPEGTAACVRAVLEHGITGNGQVQKLWYIGQMFRHERPQKGRYRQFHQIGVEVFNLDGPDIDAELIMLTWRLWGLLGIQDAVKLELNSLGTSEARARYRDALVEFLSARLEQLDEDSQRRLKSNPLRILDSKDQNTQAVLVGAPKLEDYLDEESRVHFVGLKARLDAAGIPFVINTKLVRGLDYYSKTVFEWVTDKLGAQGTVCAGGRYDGLVEQMGGKPTTGVGFAMGIERLILLLETLGKVPESISRQIDVYLCAFGEQAELAGLRLSEGLRDRLPGLRLAVNAGGGSFKSQFKKADKSGALFALILGDDELAKQEIGLKPLRGQGEQQNIAWDALAEHLETAIAQA, from the coding sequence GTGAGCAAATCGCTGCAAGCCATCCGTGGCATGAACGACATCCTGCCAGAACAGTCGCCGCTGTGGCGCTACTTCGAAGGCACAGTGGCCGGGCTGCTGGACACCTATGGGTACAGCCAGATCCGCACGCCGATCGTCGAGTTCACCGAGCTGTTCAAACGCTCGATCGGTGAAGTGACCGACATCGTCGAAAAAGAGATGTACACCTTCGAGGACCGCAACGGCGATTCGCTGACCCTGCGCCCTGAAGGCACTGCGGCTTGCGTGCGAGCGGTGCTTGAGCACGGCATCACCGGCAACGGTCAGGTGCAGAAGCTGTGGTACATCGGCCAGATGTTCCGCCACGAGCGTCCACAGAAGGGCCGCTACCGCCAGTTCCACCAGATTGGCGTGGAAGTGTTCAACCTGGACGGCCCGGACATCGATGCCGAGCTGATCATGCTGACCTGGCGCCTGTGGGGCCTGCTGGGCATCCAGGACGCGGTCAAGCTGGAGCTCAACAGCCTGGGCACCAGTGAAGCCCGCGCACGCTACCGTGACGCGCTGGTCGAGTTCCTCTCGGCGCGCCTGGAGCAACTGGACGAAGACAGCCAGCGCCGCCTGAAGAGCAACCCGCTGCGCATCCTCGACAGCAAGGACCAGAACACCCAGGCGGTGCTGGTCGGAGCGCCGAAGCTGGAAGACTACCTGGACGAAGAATCGCGCGTGCACTTCGTGGGCCTCAAGGCCCGCCTGGACGCTGCCGGTATTCCGTTCGTGATCAACACCAAGCTGGTACGCGGCCTGGACTACTACAGCAAGACCGTGTTCGAGTGGGTAACCGACAAGCTCGGTGCCCAGGGCACGGTGTGCGCGGGTGGCCGTTACGACGGCCTGGTCGAACAGATGGGTGGCAAGCCGACCACTGGCGTTGGTTTCGCCATGGGCATCGAGCGCCTGATCCTGCTGTTGGAAACCCTGGGCAAGGTGCCGGAGTCCATCAGCCGCCAGATCGACGTTTACCTGTGCGCCTTTGGCGAACAGGCGGAGCTGGCCGGCCTGCGCCTGTCCGAAGGCTTGCGCGACCGCTTGCCGGGCCTGCGCCTGGCAGTCAACGCCGGTGGTGGCAGCTTCAAGAGCCAGTTCAAGAAAGCCGACAAGAGCGGTGCACTGTTCGCCCTGATCCTCGGCGACGACGAGCTGGCCAAGCAAGAAATCGGCTTGAAGCCCCTGCGTGGCCAGGGTGAACAACAGAACATTGCCTGGGATGCTCTTGCAGAGCACCTGGAAACCGCGATCGCGCAAGCGTAA
- a CDS encoding tetratricopeptide repeat protein, with translation MSSTDDDDLAGVKDWWNRNGKPLLTGALLAGVVVLGWNTWHKYQTNQSQGASQLYQALIETSLTPTGQPDATKVAELAGKLKSEFGGTAYAQYGSLFVAKVAVDSGKLDDAAAELKSVLDKPADVTLGEISRQRLARVLAAQNKAEDALKLLDGDADKAFLASREELKGDLLVQLGRADDAHSAYEKAKAALSDDAAVGGLQLKLDDLAKGDA, from the coding sequence GTGTCGAGTACCGATGATGATGACCTGGCAGGCGTCAAGGACTGGTGGAACCGCAACGGCAAGCCGCTGCTGACCGGTGCATTGCTGGCTGGCGTGGTGGTGTTGGGCTGGAATACCTGGCACAAGTACCAGACCAACCAGTCGCAAGGTGCCTCGCAGTTGTATCAGGCGCTGATTGAAACCAGCCTGACACCGACCGGCCAGCCGGACGCCACCAAGGTCGCGGAACTGGCCGGCAAGCTCAAGAGCGAGTTTGGCGGCACCGCTTACGCCCAGTACGGCAGCCTGTTCGTGGCCAAGGTCGCGGTCGACAGCGGCAAGCTCGATGACGCCGCAGCCGAGCTGAAAAGCGTGCTGGACAAACCGGCCGACGTTACCTTGGGCGAGATTTCGCGTCAGCGTCTGGCGCGCGTACTGGCAGCCCAGAACAAGGCCGAGGATGCCCTCAAGCTGCTCGACGGCGACGCCGACAAAGCCTTCCTGGCCAGCCGTGAAGAGTTGAAGGGTGACCTGCTGGTGCAGCTGGGTCGCGCCGACGACGCACACAGCGCTTACGAAAAAGCCAAGGCTGCGCTGTCCGATGACGCGGCGGTCGGTGGCCTGCAATTGAAGCTGGATGACCTGGCTAAAGGGGACGCGTAA
- the bamB gene encoding outer membrane protein assembly factor BamB, with product MIGWKHAAVLTLAVLAAGCSSNSKKELPPAELTKFTEEVVLKKQWSRSIGDGQGETYNTLVPAIENDRIYASDVNGEVFALDRITGDVVWKKDLELQVSGAVGVGYGLVMLGTLKGEVIALDSSTGEERWRSRVTSEVLAPPANNGDVVVVQTQDDRLIGLDAATGDRRWIYENSPAVLTLRGTGAPIATNRLAVAGLSTGKVVAVDINNGVPVWESRVAIPKGRSELDRVVDIDGGLLLSGGTLYVSTYQGRVAGLDLESGRELWQRDASSYVGVAQGFGNVYVSEASGTVESVDERSSSALWSNDSMARRQLTAPEVFSSYVAVGDFEGYLHLLSQVDGRFVGRERIDSDGLRARPLVVGDTIYVFGNSGKLEALTIR from the coding sequence GTGATCGGTTGGAAACATGCAGCAGTGCTGACCCTGGCCGTACTGGCCGCAGGTTGCAGCAGCAACAGCAAGAAGGAACTGCCCCCGGCCGAGCTGACCAAGTTCACCGAGGAAGTGGTGCTGAAGAAGCAGTGGAGCCGTTCGATCGGTGACGGCCAGGGTGAAACCTACAACACCTTGGTACCGGCCATCGAGAACGACCGTATCTACGCTTCCGACGTCAACGGCGAAGTCTTCGCCCTCGACCGCATCACCGGTGACGTGGTGTGGAAGAAGGACCTGGAGCTGCAGGTTTCCGGTGCAGTTGGCGTAGGCTATGGCCTGGTCATGCTCGGTACCCTCAAGGGTGAAGTCATTGCCCTGGACTCCAGCACCGGTGAGGAGCGTTGGCGCTCGCGCGTGACCAGCGAAGTGCTGGCCCCACCTGCCAACAACGGTGACGTGGTGGTGGTGCAGACCCAGGACGATCGCCTGATCGGCCTGGATGCCGCCACTGGCGACCGCCGTTGGATCTACGAAAACTCGCCGGCCGTGCTGACGCTGCGTGGCACCGGTGCGCCGATCGCCACCAACCGCCTGGCGGTTGCCGGCCTGTCTACCGGCAAGGTAGTGGCGGTGGACATCAACAACGGTGTGCCGGTGTGGGAGAGCCGCGTGGCCATCCCGAAGGGCCGTTCCGAGCTGGACCGTGTGGTTGATATCGACGGCGGCTTGTTGCTGTCTGGTGGTACCCTGTACGTCAGCACCTACCAGGGCCGTGTAGCGGGCCTGGACCTGGAAAGCGGCCGCGAGCTGTGGCAGCGCGATGCTTCCAGCTATGTGGGTGTCGCCCAGGGCTTCGGTAACGTCTACGTCAGCGAAGCCTCGGGTACCGTGGAAAGTGTGGATGAGCGCTCTTCCAGTGCCCTGTGGAGCAACGACAGCATGGCTCGCCGCCAGTTGACCGCCCCTGAAGTGTTCAGCAGCTACGTGGCTGTGGGTGACTTTGAAGGTTACCTGCACCTGCTGAGCCAGGTGGATGGCCGCTTCGTAGGCCGTGAGCGTATCGACAGCGATGGCCTGCGCGCCCGCCCACTTGTGGTCGGCGACACCATCTATGTCTTCGGCAACAGCGGCAAGCTCGAGGCACTGACCATCCGCTGA
- the der gene encoding ribosome biogenesis GTPase Der — translation MVPVIALVGRPNVGKSTMFNRLTKTRDAIVGDLSGLTRDRQYGDASWQGRSFILIDTGGITGDEVGMDEKMAEQSLMAIEEADYVLFLVDARAGMTAADQMIAEHLRKRNKAAILVANKIDNIDPDVARAEFSPMGMGNAIPVAGSQGRGINALMEAVLGHLPRDAEEEALEQDVAEGEEAVRIPGPSEKDGIKIAIIGRPNVGKSTLVNRMLGEERVVVYDEPGTTRDSIYIPFERDGEKYTFIDTAGVRKRGKIHEEVEKFSVVKTLQAIKDANVVIFVMDAREGVVDHDLNLLGFALEAGRAIVIALNKWDGMEPGERAYVKTELERRLFFVDFADIHFISALHGTGVGNLYKSVQAAFQSAVTRWPTSRLTQILEDAVSEHQPPMVNGRRIKLRYAHLGGANPPLIVIHGNQTDSIPKSYSRYLENTYRRVLKLVGTPIRIEYKGGENPYEGKKNTLTDRQVNKKRRLMSHHKKAEKKRRDKR, via the coding sequence ATGGTTCCCGTAATTGCCCTGGTGGGCCGCCCGAACGTCGGCAAATCCACCATGTTCAACCGCCTGACCAAGACCCGCGATGCCATCGTCGGTGACCTGTCGGGCCTGACCCGTGACCGCCAGTATGGTGATGCCAGCTGGCAGGGTCGTTCCTTCATCCTGATCGACACCGGTGGTATCACCGGTGACGAAGTGGGCATGGACGAAAAAATGGCCGAGCAGTCGCTCATGGCCATTGAAGAAGCCGACTATGTGCTGTTCCTGGTTGATGCCCGTGCGGGTATGACTGCGGCAGACCAGATGATCGCCGAGCACCTGCGCAAGCGGAACAAGGCGGCGATCCTGGTTGCCAACAAGATCGACAACATCGACCCCGACGTTGCCCGCGCCGAATTCTCGCCAATGGGCATGGGTAACGCCATTCCGGTGGCTGGCTCCCAGGGCCGTGGTATCAACGCCTTGATGGAGGCCGTGCTCGGTCACCTGCCGCGTGATGCCGAAGAAGAAGCCCTCGAGCAGGACGTCGCTGAAGGTGAGGAAGCCGTGCGCATTCCTGGCCCAAGCGAGAAGGATGGCATCAAGATCGCCATCATCGGCCGCCCGAACGTTGGCAAGTCGACGCTGGTCAACCGCATGCTCGGCGAAGAGCGTGTGGTGGTCTACGATGAGCCGGGCACCACCCGTGACAGTATCTACATCCCGTTCGAGCGCGATGGCGAGAAGTACACCTTCATCGACACCGCCGGTGTGCGCAAGCGTGGCAAGATCCACGAGGAAGTCGAGAAGTTCTCGGTGGTGAAGACGCTGCAGGCGATCAAGGATGCCAACGTCGTCATTTTCGTCATGGATGCACGCGAAGGTGTGGTCGACCATGACCTGAACCTGCTGGGCTTCGCCCTTGAAGCCGGTCGCGCCATCGTCATTGCCCTGAACAAGTGGGATGGCATGGAGCCGGGTGAGCGCGCCTACGTGAAGACCGAGCTGGAGCGCCGGCTGTTCTTCGTCGACTTTGCCGACATCCACTTCATTTCCGCGCTGCATGGTACGGGCGTGGGCAACTTGTACAAGTCGGTACAGGCAGCGTTCCAGTCCGCGGTCACCCGCTGGCCGACCAGCCGCCTGACGCAGATCCTCGAGGATGCCGTGAGCGAGCACCAGCCGCCGATGGTCAACGGTCGCCGCATCAAGCTGCGCTATGCCCACCTCGGTGGTGCCAACCCGCCACTGATCGTGATCCACGGCAACCAGACCGACAGCATTCCCAAGTCGTACTCGCGTTACCTGGAAAACACCTATCGCCGGGTGCTCAAACTGGTCGGTACGCCGATTCGTATCGAGTACAAGGGCGGCGAGAACCCGTACGAGGGTAAGAAGAACACCCTTACCGATCGCCAGGTCAACAAGAAACGCCGCCTGATGTCGCACCACAAGAAGGCCGAGAAGAAGCGTCGCGACAAACGCTAA
- a CDS encoding pyridoxal phosphate-dependent aminotransferase, whose amino-acid sequence MIRSKLPNVGTTIFTTMSQLAVQTGALNLSQGFPDFNGPQALLDAVGRHVAAGHNQYSPMTGLPALRQQVAAKVERLYGARVDADQEVTITPGATEAIFCAIQAVVHAGDEVIVFDPCYDSYEPSVELAGGRCVHVQLSDGDFRIDWQKFSDALSPRTRMVILNSPHNPSGALITREDLDQLAALIADRDIYLVSDEVYEHLVYDGVRHASVLAHEQLYSRAFVVSSFGKTYHVTGWKTGYVIAPPALSAELRKVHQYVNFCGVTPLQCALADFMAGHPEHIDELPAFYQAKRDLFCGLLDGSRFNFTRTTGTYFQLVDYSQIRPDLNDVDMSLWLTREHGVATIPVSVFYQQPIPEQRLVRLCFAKREETLRQAAERLCAI is encoded by the coding sequence ATGATCCGCAGCAAACTGCCGAATGTCGGCACGACCATCTTCACCACCATGTCCCAGCTCGCCGTGCAGACTGGCGCACTCAACCTGTCCCAGGGCTTTCCTGACTTCAATGGCCCGCAGGCCCTGCTCGATGCAGTGGGCCGGCACGTGGCTGCCGGGCATAACCAGTATTCGCCCATGACCGGCCTGCCGGCCCTGCGCCAGCAGGTGGCGGCCAAGGTCGAGCGGCTGTATGGGGCCAGGGTGGATGCCGATCAGGAAGTGACTATCACCCCCGGCGCCACCGAGGCTATTTTCTGTGCCATCCAGGCGGTGGTGCATGCCGGTGATGAAGTGATCGTCTTCGACCCCTGCTACGACAGTTACGAGCCGTCCGTGGAGCTGGCCGGGGGCCGCTGTGTACACGTGCAGTTGAGCGACGGCGACTTCCGTATCGACTGGCAGAAATTCAGCGATGCCTTGAGCCCGCGCACGCGCATGGTCATCCTCAACTCGCCACACAACCCCAGCGGCGCGCTGATCACCCGCGAAGACCTCGACCAGTTGGCCGCACTTATTGCCGACCGCGATATCTACCTGGTCAGCGATGAAGTGTACGAGCACCTGGTCTACGACGGCGTACGCCACGCCAGTGTGCTGGCCCATGAGCAGTTGTACTCACGTGCCTTCGTGGTCAGTTCCTTCGGCAAGACGTACCACGTTACCGGCTGGAAGACCGGTTACGTGATCGCGCCGCCTGCCTTGAGCGCCGAGCTGCGCAAAGTGCACCAGTACGTCAACTTCTGTGGCGTGACGCCGCTGCAGTGTGCCTTGGCCGACTTCATGGCCGGGCACCCCGAGCATATTGATGAGTTGCCGGCCTTTTACCAGGCCAAGCGCGACCTGTTCTGCGGTTTGCTGGACGGCTCGCGTTTCAACTTTACCCGCACGACGGGCACTTATTTCCAGCTGGTGGACTATTCGCAAATCCGCCCGGACCTGAACGATGTCGACATGTCGCTGTGGCTGACGCGTGAGCACGGCGTTGCGACCATCCCGGTATCGGTGTTCTACCAGCAACCCATCCCCGAGCAACGCCTGGTACGCCTGTGCTTTGCCAAACGAGAGGAGACGCTGCGTCAGGCAGCGGAACGACTATGCGCGATCTGA
- a CDS encoding amidohydrolase produces MRDLSTLPNLKVALVQTTLAWHDREANYAHFEVLLEQVGEVDLVILPEMFTTGFSMQSESLCEPENGPTYKWLKAQARKHNAVITGSVIIQAADGSHRNRLLWARPDGEILHYDKRHLFRMAGEHKHYTPGERQVQFELKGWRIRPLICYDLRFPVWSRDAQDTDLLLYTANWPAARRQHWNRLLPARGIENLCYVAAVNRVGTDGKGFAYSGDSQVLDFQGESLLSAGEADGVFTAVLSAAELAAYRAKFPANLDADTFELH; encoded by the coding sequence ATGCGCGATCTGAGTACACTGCCGAACCTGAAAGTCGCCCTGGTGCAAACCACCTTGGCCTGGCACGACCGCGAGGCCAACTACGCGCACTTCGAGGTGCTGCTGGAGCAGGTGGGCGAGGTCGACCTGGTGATCCTGCCGGAAATGTTTACCACCGGTTTTTCGATGCAATCGGAAAGCCTGTGCGAACCGGAGAACGGTCCGACCTACAAATGGCTGAAGGCACAGGCCAGGAAGCACAATGCGGTGATTACCGGCAGTGTGATCATCCAGGCCGCCGATGGCAGCCACCGCAACCGCCTGTTGTGGGCGCGGCCGGACGGCGAGATTCTGCACTACGACAAGCGCCACCTGTTCCGCATGGCCGGTGAGCACAAACATTACACCCCAGGCGAGCGGCAGGTGCAGTTCGAGCTCAAGGGCTGGCGGATTCGCCCGCTGATCTGCTACGACCTGCGCTTCCCGGTTTGGAGCCGTGACGCCCAGGACACTGACCTGCTGCTGTACACCGCCAACTGGCCGGCCGCGCGTCGCCAGCACTGGAACCGCCTGCTACCGGCGCGGGGGATCGAGAACCTGTGCTATGTGGCGGCGGTGAACCGGGTGGGCACGGACGGTAAAGGCTTTGCTTACTCTGGTGACAGCCAGGTGCTGGATTTCCAGGGCGAGAGCCTGCTCAGTGCCGGGGAGGCGGACGGGGTGTTCACTGCAGTACTGAGCGCGGCGGAACTGGCGGCGTACCGGGCCAAGTTCCCGGCCAATCTGGATGCCGATACCTTCGAGCTGCACTGA